From one Bordetella genomosp. 9 genomic stretch:
- the lpxO gene encoding lipid A hydroxylase LpxO, producing MKWLIPGIWLASILYGHYRGRVRLAWSRVFLDHSVLLAPVNAFMVLASRVPTTPYVSAREIPELQVLQDNWEIIRDEALQMAELRRIKAAERHDDIGFNSFFKYGWKRFYLKWYDARHPSAEALCPRTVALLKTLPKVKAAMFAELPDGGKLNPHRDPFSGSLRYHLGLATPNDDRCYIDVDGERYSWRDGEGVVFDETYIHEAHNQSGQNRIILFCDVERPLRWRWAEAFNGWFGRVVMSAASSPNDDGDKTGAINRLTHAHWRMDQVRKRFKAWNRPLYKAIKWGLVVLVVGAFVWI from the coding sequence ATGAAATGGCTGATCCCCGGCATCTGGCTGGCATCCATCCTGTACGGGCACTATCGCGGCCGCGTGCGCCTGGCCTGGTCGCGCGTATTCCTGGACCATTCGGTGCTTCTGGCTCCGGTCAACGCCTTCATGGTGCTGGCTTCGCGCGTCCCCACCACGCCCTATGTGTCGGCGCGCGAAATCCCGGAACTGCAGGTGCTGCAGGACAACTGGGAAATCATTCGTGACGAAGCGCTGCAGATGGCCGAGCTGCGCCGCATCAAGGCGGCGGAACGCCACGACGACATCGGCTTCAATTCCTTTTTCAAATACGGCTGGAAGCGCTTCTACCTGAAGTGGTACGACGCCCGCCACCCGTCGGCCGAAGCACTGTGTCCGCGCACGGTGGCCCTGCTCAAGACGCTGCCCAAGGTCAAGGCGGCGATGTTCGCCGAACTGCCGGACGGCGGCAAACTGAATCCGCACCGCGATCCGTTTTCCGGTTCGCTGCGCTATCACCTGGGGCTGGCCACGCCCAACGACGACCGTTGCTATATCGACGTGGACGGCGAACGCTACAGCTGGCGCGATGGCGAAGGCGTGGTGTTCGACGAAACCTATATCCACGAAGCCCACAACCAGTCCGGCCAGAACCGCATCATCCTGTTCTGCGACGTGGAACGGCCGCTGCGCTGGCGCTGGGCCGAAGCCTTCAACGGCTGGTTCGGCCGGGTGGTGATGTCGGCCGCCAGTTCGCCGAATGACGACGGCGACAAGACCGGCGCGATCAACCGCCTGACGCATGCGCACTGGCGCATGGACCAGGTGCGCAAGCGCTTCAAGGCCTGGAACCGGCCGCTCTACAAGGCCATCAAGTGGGGCCTGGTGGTGCTGGTGGTCGGTGCCTTCGTCTGGATCTGA
- a CDS encoding polysaccharide deacetylase family protein: MRRAHNVPVLMYHHVTPAGGMIAATPAHFESQIERLARDGYTALTADRFAAHLAGEPAPEKSVLITFDDGYLDNWVHAHPILHRYGMHAVMFIVTGWIGDGPARPVAGQAGAPPVPDHAACKAAIADQRADQVMARWSEIEAMRAAGTFEFHSHTHTHTRWDKVCGDDGAQKRDRIAEELRQSRAVLADRLGEHSPHLCWPQGYFDADYLEAGRQADFRYFYTTDALGQNVAGGDPEHIYRFAVRDQPGRWLARRLWLGGHPFWGPRYHAWKAWKRRLRGRA, from the coding sequence CTGCGTCGCGCGCACAACGTGCCGGTGCTGATGTACCACCACGTCACCCCCGCGGGCGGCATGATCGCCGCCACGCCCGCGCATTTCGAAAGCCAGATCGAACGTCTGGCGCGGGACGGCTACACCGCCTTGACGGCCGATCGTTTCGCCGCCCACCTGGCCGGCGAGCCGGCCCCTGAAAAGTCCGTGCTGATTACCTTCGACGACGGCTATCTGGACAACTGGGTGCACGCGCATCCCATCCTGCATCGCTACGGCATGCACGCCGTCATGTTCATCGTCACCGGCTGGATCGGCGACGGCCCGGCCCGGCCGGTGGCGGGGCAGGCGGGCGCGCCGCCCGTACCCGACCATGCCGCCTGCAAGGCCGCGATCGCCGACCAGCGCGCCGACCAGGTCATGGCGCGTTGGAGCGAGATCGAAGCCATGCGCGCGGCCGGCACCTTCGAGTTCCACAGCCATACGCACACCCACACGCGCTGGGACAAGGTCTGCGGCGACGATGGCGCGCAAAAGCGCGACCGCATCGCCGAAGAACTGCGTCAGTCGCGTGCCGTGCTGGCCGATCGCCTGGGCGAGCACAGTCCGCACCTCTGCTGGCCGCAAGGCTATTTCGACGCCGACTACCTGGAAGCCGGCCGCCAGGCGGACTTCCGTTATTTCTACACCACCGATGCCCTGGGCCAGAACGTGGCCGGCGGGGATCCCGAACACATCTACCGTTTCGCGGTGCGCGATCAGCCGGGCCGCTGGCTGGCGCGGCGGCTGTGGCTGGGCGGCCATCCCTTCTGGGGCCCGCGCTACCACGCCTGGAAGGCCTGGAAACGCCGTCTCAGGGGACGCGCATGA
- the hrpA gene encoding ATP-dependent RNA helicase HrpA, producing the protein MTVKPQTPSRRGRGAPGAAAPSGSASPASSATAATAASRATAASAARPAATPRVIPPIRYPEDLPVSARRDEIARAIQEHQVVIVSGETGSGKTTQLPKICLDLGRGRTRMIGHTQPRRLAATSVARRIAEELDTPLGEIVGYQVRFNDRTGPNAAVKLMTDGILLAETQRDPLLKRYDTLIIDEAHERSLNIDFLLGYLKRVLPRRPDLKVIITSATIDAERFARHFAAGPERPAPVIEVSGRLYPVEVRYRPVRPEETEEEAASRSARERAGDEERDLVDAIVDAVDECARHGPGDVLVFLPGEREIREASEALRKRHPAGTEVLALYARLSQAEQEQIFRPRGSGRRVVLATNVAETSLTVPGIRFVVDSGLARVKRYSWRNKVEQLRIEAISRASANQRAGRCGRVGPGVCIRLYDEADFNARAPFTDPEVLRSSLASVILRMKSLKLDDIEDFPFVEAPPGRAIADGYHLLQELGAIEAVQRTEPDEADGGDGAGPAYALTRTGQELARLPLDPRIGRMILAAREHQCLTEMLIIASALSIQDPRDRPMQEKEAAENAHAKFADDKSEFLSFLKLWRWYGEQVQHKASQRKLVGLLRQNFLSPLRLREWHDVHTQLASVVGEQGWRLNQTEATFEQIHMALLSGLLGNIGYKSDEGGHYQGARDIRFYIHPSSRMAKKAGRWIIAAELVETTRLYARCVARIEPTWIERAAAHLLRRNWSDPRWEKKAGQVVANERATLYGLVIYAGRRVHYGRINPQHARELFIREALVPGEIDTRLPFVAQNRRLIAEIEKLEHRARRPDILVDEALIVAFYDRQIPAGMSQTATLEKWYAGLDKTAADALLLTRDDLMRHEAAGITTEVFPKKVEWQGVTMALDYHFEPGSPRDGVTLAVPLFALNQIDPQRCEWLVPGMLKEKVQLLLKSLPQKIRRHCVPLPDYAAGFYDRWFDRLGDPQQGLLDALAADMWQQVQVRPAPADFKLETLPAHLFMNFRVVDEHGRMLAAGRNLASLKAEFGRQAQADFQQLAARDTQVAQALAQDGLTTWSFGPLPEIMEIKRKGQSVIGYPALVDRGTHCDLDVFDDPDEARRHHKAGLLRLFRLGLREQIKFLEKNLPDLTRMSMLFMPLGSQETLRDQIIDCALERACLAEPWPVDQEAFEARRLEGKGRLGLLAQEVARLTAAVLTEWAALQRKLPQAKGHAAAYADLQQQIGALVPPSFLRDTPYAQLAHFPRYLKAAVARVDKLRADPARDQRLMADMAPLLTQYQRARAALKGAADPRLDEFRWLLEELRVALFAQELRTPVPVSVKRLQKSWESMRR; encoded by the coding sequence ATGACCGTCAAGCCTCAAACTCCCTCCCGGCGCGGCCGGGGCGCGCCCGGCGCGGCCGCGCCTTCCGGGTCTGCATCGCCAGCATCGTCCGCAACGGCGGCAACCGCCGCATCGCGTGCAACCGCCGCGTCCGCGGCCAGGCCCGCCGCCACGCCGCGCGTCATCCCGCCCATCCGCTATCCCGAAGACCTGCCGGTCAGCGCGCGGCGCGACGAGATCGCGCGCGCCATCCAGGAACATCAGGTGGTGATCGTCAGCGGCGAAACCGGCTCGGGCAAGACCACGCAGCTGCCCAAGATCTGCCTGGACCTGGGCCGTGGCCGCACGCGCATGATCGGCCACACCCAGCCGCGCCGCCTGGCCGCGACCTCGGTGGCGCGCCGCATCGCGGAAGAGCTGGACACCCCGCTGGGTGAGATCGTCGGCTACCAGGTGCGCTTCAACGACCGCACCGGCCCCAATGCCGCCGTCAAGCTGATGACCGACGGGATCCTGCTGGCCGAAACGCAGCGCGATCCCCTGCTCAAGCGCTACGACACGCTGATCATCGACGAGGCGCACGAGCGCAGCCTGAACATCGATTTCCTGCTCGGCTACCTGAAGCGCGTGCTCCCGCGCCGGCCCGACCTGAAGGTCATCATCACCTCGGCCACCATCGACGCCGAACGCTTCGCCCGGCACTTCGCCGCCGGGCCGGAGCGGCCCGCGCCGGTGATCGAAGTCTCGGGCCGGCTATACCCCGTCGAAGTCCGCTACCGCCCCGTCCGCCCGGAAGAAACCGAAGAAGAAGCCGCCTCCCGCTCGGCGCGCGAACGTGCCGGCGACGAAGAACGCGACCTGGTCGACGCGATCGTCGACGCCGTGGACGAGTGCGCGCGCCACGGTCCGGGCGACGTCCTGGTGTTCCTGCCCGGCGAACGCGAAATCCGCGAGGCTTCCGAAGCGCTGCGCAAGCGGCATCCCGCGGGCACTGAAGTGCTGGCGCTGTACGCCCGCCTGTCGCAGGCCGAGCAGGAACAGATCTTCCGGCCGCGCGGCAGCGGCCGGCGCGTCGTCCTGGCCACCAACGTCGCCGAAACGTCGCTGACCGTGCCGGGCATCCGCTTCGTCGTCGACAGCGGCCTGGCGCGCGTCAAGCGCTACTCCTGGCGCAATAAGGTCGAGCAGCTGCGCATCGAAGCCATCAGCCGCGCGTCCGCCAACCAGCGCGCCGGCCGCTGCGGCCGCGTCGGTCCCGGCGTCTGCATACGGCTGTATGACGAGGCCGACTTCAACGCCCGCGCGCCCTTCACCGATCCCGAGGTGCTGCGTTCCTCGCTGGCGTCCGTGATCCTGCGCATGAAGTCGCTCAAGCTCGACGATATCGAGGACTTCCCCTTCGTCGAAGCCCCGCCGGGCCGCGCCATCGCCGATGGCTATCACCTGCTGCAGGAGCTGGGCGCGATCGAGGCGGTGCAGCGCACCGAACCTGACGAGGCCGACGGGGGCGACGGCGCCGGTCCCGCCTACGCCCTGACCCGCACGGGCCAGGAACTGGCGCGCCTGCCGCTGGATCCCCGCATCGGCCGCATGATCCTGGCGGCGCGCGAACATCAGTGCCTGACGGAAATGCTGATCATCGCGTCGGCGCTGTCGATCCAGGACCCGCGCGACCGCCCCATGCAGGAAAAGGAGGCCGCCGAAAACGCCCACGCCAAGTTTGCCGACGACAAGTCGGAGTTCCTGTCCTTCCTGAAACTGTGGCGCTGGTACGGCGAACAGGTGCAGCACAAGGCGTCCCAGCGCAAGCTCGTCGGCCTGCTGCGGCAGAACTTCCTCTCGCCCCTGCGCCTGCGCGAATGGCACGACGTGCATACGCAGCTCGCCTCGGTGGTGGGCGAGCAGGGCTGGCGCCTGAACCAGACCGAGGCCACCTTCGAACAGATCCACATGGCGCTCCTGAGCGGCCTGCTCGGCAACATCGGCTACAAGAGCGACGAAGGCGGCCATTACCAGGGCGCGCGCGATATCCGTTTCTACATCCACCCCAGCTCGCGCATGGCCAAGAAGGCGGGGCGCTGGATCATCGCCGCCGAACTGGTGGAAACCACGCGCCTGTACGCACGCTGCGTCGCGCGCATCGAGCCCACCTGGATAGAACGGGCCGCCGCGCACCTGCTGCGCCGCAACTGGTCCGACCCGCGTTGGGAAAAGAAAGCCGGGCAGGTGGTCGCCAATGAGCGCGCCACCTTGTACGGCCTGGTCATCTACGCCGGCCGCCGCGTGCACTATGGCCGCATCAATCCACAGCATGCGCGCGAGCTCTTCATCCGCGAAGCCCTGGTGCCGGGCGAGATCGACACCCGCTTGCCCTTCGTCGCGCAGAATCGCCGCCTGATCGCGGAGATCGAAAAGCTGGAACATCGCGCACGCCGGCCCGACATCCTGGTCGACGAGGCCCTGATCGTCGCCTTCTACGATCGCCAGATACCCGCCGGGATGAGCCAGACCGCCACCCTGGAAAAGTGGTACGCCGGCCTGGACAAGACCGCCGCCGACGCGCTGCTGCTGACGCGCGACGACCTGATGCGCCACGAAGCCGCGGGCATCACTACCGAGGTCTTTCCCAAGAAGGTGGAATGGCAGGGCGTCACCATGGCGCTCGACTATCACTTCGAGCCCGGCTCGCCGCGCGATGGCGTGACGCTCGCCGTGCCGCTGTTCGCGCTGAACCAGATCGATCCGCAGCGCTGCGAATGGCTGGTGCCCGGCATGCTGAAGGAAAAAGTCCAGCTGCTGCTCAAATCCCTGCCGCAGAAGATCCGCCGCCACTGCGTACCCTTGCCGGACTATGCGGCCGGTTTCTACGACCGCTGGTTCGACCGCCTGGGCGACCCGCAGCAAGGCCTGCTCGACGCGCTGGCCGCCGACATGTGGCAGCAGGTCCAGGTGCGCCCGGCGCCGGCCGACTTCAAGCTGGAAACCCTGCCGGCACACCTGTTCATGAATTTCCGCGTGGTGGACGAGCACGGCCGCATGCTGGCCGCCGGCCGCAACCTGGCGTCGCTGAAGGCGGAATTCGGACGCCAGGCGCAGGCCGATTTCCAGCAGTTGGCCGCGCGCGACACGCAGGTGGCGCAGGCGCTGGCCCAGGATGGCCTGACGACCTGGTCCTTCGGCCCGCTGCCGGAAATCATGGAGATCAAGCGCAAGGGCCAGTCCGTGATCGGTTATCCCGCCCTGGTGGATCGCGGCACCCATTGCGACCTGGACGTCTTCGACGATCCGGACGAAGCCCGCCGGCACCACAAGGCCGGCCTGCTGCGGCTGTTCCGGCTGGGCCTGCGCGAGCAGATCAAGTTCCTGGAAAAGAACCTGCCGGACCTGACCCGCATGAGCATGCTTTTCATGCCGCTGGGCAGCCAGGAAACGCTGCGCGACCAGATCATCGATTGCGCACTGGAGCGGGCCTGCCTGGCCGAACCCTGGCCGGTCGACCAGGAAGCGTTCGAAGCCCGCCGCCTGGAAGGCAAGGGCCGCCTGGGCCTGCTGGCGCAGGAAGTGGCGCGGCTGACCGCCGCCGTGCTGACGGAATGGGCAGCCCTGCAGCGTAAATTGCCGCAGGCCAAGGGCCACGCGGCCGCCTATGCGGATCTGCAGCAGCAGATCGGCGCGCTGGTGCCGCCCAGTTTCCTGCGCGACACGCCGTACGCGCAGCTGGCGCATTTCCCGCGCTACCTGAAGGCCGCCGTCGCCCGCGTCGACAAGCTGCGCGCCGATCCGGCGCGCGACCAGCGGTTGATGGCCGATATGGCGCCCTTGCTGACGCAATACCAGCGCGCCCGCGCCGCCTTGAAGGGCGCGGCCGATCCGCGGCTGGACGAATTCCGCTGGTTGCTGGAAGAGCTGCGTGTCGCGCTGTTCGCGCAGGAATTGCGTACGCCCGTGCCGGTGTCGGTCAAGCGCCTGCAGAAGTCATGGGAATCGATGCGCCGCTGA
- a CDS encoding glycosyltransferase family 4 protein — MTPLRIVHSEAAVAFGGQEHRIFKEMIAMRERGHHMEAICQSRAQLVKRLGDEGFKVHQVDMDGVPNYFKGIAAIRRILREGRFDVLNTHSRRDTVIAAPAARMAGTPLIVRTRHLASKVGSMWSYTILPHRVTTVSDHVREYLITRGVPRERVATLYSPIVPPPPIEKSTLRDELNLADTDIVVGCVAVMRPAKGHIALIDAMRPLMATRPNLHLVFVGSGSPTFERVQAYIGELGLESRIHLMGTRRDVPNLLAGFDLFALATEQEASGTVYVEAQASGLPVVGTNVGGVSEMFRDGVSGFLVPSKDQAALTEALRRLIDDPALRRQMGDAGRRMIREEGIFSPQRLAERTEIIYRKWLAERRR; from the coding sequence ATGACACCTCTACGCATCGTCCATTCCGAGGCCGCGGTGGCGTTCGGCGGGCAGGAGCATCGCATCTTCAAGGAAATGATCGCCATGCGCGAGCGTGGCCATCACATGGAAGCCATCTGCCAATCGCGCGCGCAGCTGGTCAAGCGGCTGGGCGACGAAGGCTTCAAGGTCCACCAGGTCGACATGGACGGCGTGCCGAATTATTTCAAGGGCATCGCCGCCATCCGCCGCATCCTGCGCGAAGGCCGGTTCGACGTGCTGAATACCCATAGCCGCCGCGACACCGTGATCGCGGCGCCGGCGGCGCGCATGGCCGGCACGCCGCTGATCGTGCGTACCCGCCATCTCGCCAGCAAGGTCGGATCGATGTGGTCCTACACCATACTGCCGCACCGGGTCACCACCGTCAGCGACCATGTGCGCGAATACCTGATCACGCGCGGCGTGCCGCGCGAGCGCGTCGCCACGCTGTATTCGCCCATCGTGCCGCCGCCGCCCATCGAGAAATCCACGCTGCGCGACGAACTGAACCTGGCCGATACCGATATCGTCGTGGGCTGTGTCGCCGTCATGCGCCCGGCCAAGGGCCATATCGCCCTGATCGATGCCATGCGGCCGCTGATGGCCACGCGGCCCAACCTGCACCTGGTGTTCGTGGGCAGCGGTTCGCCCACCTTCGAACGCGTGCAGGCCTACATCGGCGAACTGGGCCTGGAGTCGCGCATCCATCTGATGGGAACGCGCCGCGACGTCCCCAACCTGCTGGCCGGCTTCGACCTGTTCGCGCTGGCCACCGAACAGGAGGCGTCCGGCACCGTGTATGTCGAAGCACAGGCCAGCGGCCTGCCGGTGGTGGGCACCAATGTGGGCGGCGTTTCCGAAATGTTCCGCGACGGCGTCAGCGGCTTCCTGGTGCCGTCCAAGGACCAGGCCGCGCTGACCGAGGCGCTGCGGCGCCTGATCGACGATCCGGCGCTGCGGCGCCAGATGGGCGACGCCGGACGCCGCATGATCCGCGAAGAAGGCATATTCTCGCCGCAGCGGCTGGCGGAACGCACCGAAATCATCTACCGCAAATGGCTGGCGGAGCGGCGGCGATGA
- the dnaE gene encoding DNA polymerase III subunit alpha, whose amino-acid sequence MSEEAVIAPSPFVHLRVHSEFSVVDGTVRISDLVKRAAKLGQPAVALTDLSNLFGLIKFYKAARGAGIKPVAGCDIWLTNDDERDKPHRMLVLVRNREGYLHLCELLSRAYLTNQHKGRAEVRREWLQQATGLIVLSGGRAGDVGQALETGNIAQAQALARQWAETFPDAYYIELQRAGMDGDEAYVQAALRLAGDCRLPVVATHPIQFLDKHEFQAHEARVCIAEGEILANPRRVRRFTADQYMLDSDEMARRFADVPSALANTLEIARRCNLTLVLGKPRLPNFPTPEGVTLDDYLVQLSEQGLEKRLQFLFPNEEERNAKRDAYFERLRWECKTIIQMGFPGYFLIVQDFINWGKNNGVPVGPGRGSGAGSLVAYALGITDLDPIRYDLLFERFLNPERVSMPDFDIDFCQDNRERVIDYVKEKYGRDAVSQIATFGTLGAKAVVRDAGRVLDMPYLFCDGLSKLIPFNPADPWTLERTLKDEPAFKERYEQEEEVRGLVDLAQPLEGLTRNIGMHAGGVLIAPGKLTDFCPLYCQPGQENSAVSQFDKDDVEAAGLVKFDFLGLRNLTILDWAVRYVRQFNENKRDFDIMAVPLDDPAAYKVLTDANTTAVFQLESRGMKELLKKLRPNTFEDVIAMLALYRPGPLESGMVDDFVNRKHGRAPVDYFHSDLESTLKSTYGVIVYQEQVMLISQIFGGYSLGGADLLRRAMGKKKPEEMAKHRELFQQGAAAKGHDPNLAVKLFDLMEKFAGYGFNKSHSAAYALISYQTAWLKAYHPTEFLAATLSSDMDDTDKVQTFWRDAKDNGVEVLPPDVNASGYRFEPVADERTAKGLPPRTMRYGLGAVKGTGQSAVEDIVRARQEGGPFRDLFDFCRRVDKHSVNRRTIEALIKAGAFDGIESNRAALLASVPTAMEAAEQAARSANQVSLFGDDDGSDVVASELAKVPPWNLHTRLTEEKSALGYYFSGHLFDAWRDEVRRIVPMTLARLEPQREPQWMCGVLSGVRAMMTRRGKMVFAVLDDGTAQVEISIFNELYEKHRNRLREDQLLIVHGKVSNDEYSGGMRIVAESLFDLQLAREARARSLRIRLNGNADAEHLRKLLNPYRAEPENGIPGTPVEVVYTRGNFLCTVRLGEDWRVRMADALLDRLNEWTRPEGVEISYS is encoded by the coding sequence ATGTCAGAAGAAGCCGTCATCGCCCCGTCCCCGTTTGTCCATCTGCGCGTCCATTCCGAGTTTTCGGTGGTGGACGGCACCGTCCGTATCTCCGACCTCGTCAAGCGGGCGGCCAAGCTCGGCCAGCCCGCCGTCGCGCTGACGGACCTGTCCAACCTGTTCGGCCTGATCAAGTTCTACAAGGCCGCGCGCGGCGCCGGGATCAAGCCCGTCGCCGGCTGCGACATCTGGCTGACCAACGACGACGAGCGGGACAAGCCGCACCGCATGCTGGTCCTGGTGCGCAACCGCGAGGGCTACCTGCACCTGTGCGAGCTGCTGTCGCGCGCCTATCTCACCAACCAGCACAAGGGCCGCGCCGAAGTCCGGCGCGAATGGCTGCAGCAGGCCACCGGCCTGATCGTGCTGTCGGGCGGCCGGGCGGGCGACGTCGGCCAGGCGCTCGAAACCGGCAATATCGCGCAGGCGCAAGCCCTGGCGCGCCAGTGGGCCGAGACGTTCCCGGACGCCTACTACATCGAACTGCAGCGCGCCGGCATGGACGGCGACGAAGCCTATGTCCAGGCCGCCCTGCGCCTGGCGGGCGACTGCAGGCTGCCGGTGGTCGCCACGCATCCCATCCAGTTCCTGGACAAGCATGAATTCCAGGCGCACGAGGCGCGCGTCTGCATCGCCGAAGGCGAAATCCTGGCGAATCCGCGCCGCGTGCGCCGCTTCACCGCCGACCAGTACATGCTGGACAGCGACGAAATGGCGCGGCGCTTCGCCGACGTGCCCTCGGCGCTGGCCAACACCCTGGAAATCGCCCGCCGCTGCAACCTGACGCTGGTCCTGGGCAAGCCGCGCCTGCCGAATTTCCCGACGCCGGAAGGCGTGACCCTGGACGACTATCTGGTCCAGCTGTCCGAGCAGGGCCTGGAAAAGCGCCTGCAGTTCCTGTTCCCCAACGAAGAAGAGCGCAACGCCAAGCGCGACGCCTACTTCGAACGCCTGCGCTGGGAGTGCAAGACCATCATCCAGATGGGCTTCCCGGGTTACTTCCTGATCGTGCAGGACTTCATCAACTGGGGCAAGAACAACGGCGTGCCGGTGGGACCGGGCCGGGGTTCGGGCGCCGGCTCGCTGGTCGCGTACGCCCTGGGCATCACCGACCTGGATCCCATCCGCTACGACTTGCTGTTCGAGCGCTTCCTGAATCCGGAGCGGGTGTCCATGCCCGACTTCGACATCGACTTCTGCCAGGACAACCGCGAACGCGTCATCGACTACGTCAAGGAAAAGTACGGCCGCGATGCCGTCAGCCAGATCGCCACCTTCGGCACGCTGGGCGCCAAGGCGGTGGTGCGCGACGCCGGACGCGTGCTCGACATGCCGTACCTGTTCTGCGACGGCCTGTCCAAGCTGATCCCCTTCAACCCGGCCGATCCCTGGACCCTGGAACGCACGCTCAAGGATGAGCCCGCCTTCAAGGAGCGCTACGAACAGGAAGAAGAAGTGCGCGGGCTGGTCGATCTGGCGCAGCCGCTGGAAGGCCTGACGCGCAACATCGGCATGCACGCCGGCGGCGTGCTGATCGCGCCCGGCAAGCTCACCGACTTCTGCCCGCTGTACTGCCAGCCCGGGCAGGAAAACAGCGCCGTGTCGCAGTTCGACAAGGACGACGTCGAAGCCGCCGGCCTGGTCAAGTTCGACTTCCTGGGCCTGCGCAACCTGACCATCCTGGATTGGGCCGTGCGCTACGTGCGCCAGTTCAACGAGAACAAGCGCGACTTCGACATCATGGCCGTGCCGCTGGACGATCCCGCGGCCTACAAGGTGCTGACCGACGCCAACACCACCGCCGTGTTCCAGCTGGAATCGCGCGGCATGAAGGAGCTGCTGAAAAAGCTGCGGCCCAATACCTTTGAAGACGTCATCGCCATGCTGGCGCTCTATCGCCCCGGTCCGCTGGAATCGGGCATGGTGGACGACTTCGTCAACCGCAAGCACGGGCGCGCTCCGGTCGACTACTTCCATTCCGACCTGGAAAGCACGCTCAAGAGCACCTACGGGGTCATCGTCTACCAGGAACAGGTGATGTTGATCTCGCAGATCTTCGGCGGCTACTCGCTGGGCGGCGCCGACCTGCTGCGGCGGGCCATGGGCAAGAAAAAGCCCGAGGAAATGGCCAAGCACCGCGAGCTGTTCCAGCAGGGCGCCGCGGCCAAGGGCCACGATCCCAACCTGGCGGTCAAGCTGTTCGACCTGATGGAAAAGTTCGCGGGCTACGGCTTCAACAAGTCGCACTCGGCCGCCTACGCGCTGATTTCCTACCAGACGGCCTGGCTCAAGGCCTACCATCCGACGGAATTCCTCGCCGCCACCTTGTCGTCCGATATGGACGATACCGACAAGGTGCAGACCTTCTGGCGCGATGCCAAGGACAACGGCGTGGAAGTGCTGCCGCCGGACGTCAATGCGTCGGGCTATCGCTTCGAACCCGTCGCGGACGAACGCACCGCCAAGGGCCTGCCGCCGCGCACCATGCGTTATGGCCTGGGCGCCGTCAAGGGCACCGGCCAGAGCGCCGTGGAAGACATCGTCCGCGCCCGCCAGGAAGGCGGCCCGTTCCGCGACCTGTTCGACTTCTGCCGCCGCGTCGACAAGCATTCGGTCAATCGCCGCACCATCGAGGCCCTGATCAAGGCCGGGGCCTTCGACGGCATCGAGTCCAACCGCGCCGCGCTGCTGGCTTCCGTGCCCACCGCGATGGAAGCCGCCGAACAGGCCGCGCGCAGCGCCAACCAGGTCTCGCTGTTCGGCGATGACGACGGCAGCGACGTCGTCGCCAGCGAACTGGCCAAGGTGCCGCCTTGGAACCTGCACACGCGCCTGACCGAAGAAAAGTCGGCGCTGGGCTATTACTTCAGCGGCCATCTGTTCGATGCCTGGCGCGACGAGGTCCGCCGCATCGTTCCCATGACGCTGGCGCGCCTGGAACCGCAGCGCGAACCGCAATGGATGTGCGGCGTGCTGTCGGGCGTGCGCGCCATGATGACGCGGCGCGGCAAGATGGTCTTCGCGGTGCTGGACGACGGCACGGCCCAGGTGGAAATCTCCATCTTCAACGAGCTCTACGAAAAGCATCGCAACCGGCTGCGCGAAGACCAGCTGCTGATCGTCCACGGCAAGGTCAGCAATGACGAATACTCCGGCGGCATGCGCATCGTCGCGGAATCGCTGTTCGACCTGCAGCTGGCGCGCGAGGCCCGCGCGCGGTCGCTGCGCATCCGCCTGAACGGCAATGCCGATGCGGAACACCTGCGCAAGCTGCTCAATCCCTACCGCGCCGAACCGGAAAACGGCATACCCGGCACGCCGGTGGAAGTCGTCTACACCCGCGGCAATTTCCTCTGCACGGTGCGGCTGGGCGAGGATTGGCGGGTCCGCATGGCCGACGCGCTGCTGGACCGCCTGAACGAATGGACCCGCCCGGAAGGCGTGGAGATCTCCTACTCATGA